In the Thermogemmatispora onikobensis genome, TGCGATCTGGCGGTGGCCTCGACCGAGGCGAAGTTTGCCACGCCTGGCGGCAAAGGAGGCTGGTTCTGCACAACGCCAATGGTGGCGGTCAGCCGCAATATTGGGCGCAAGCGGGCCCTGGAGATGCTGCTGACCGGTGAGCCGATCGATGCGCAGACGGCGTATGAGTGGGGGCTGGTGAATCGGGTTGTGCCGCCCGAGTGCCTGGTGGCGGAGGCTCAGCGCTTGCTAGAGGCAGCGACACGCGGCAGCTTTATCTCAAAGGGCCTCGGCAAGCAGGCTTTTTATGCGCAGATCGATTTGCCGCAGCCCCAGGCTTATGCCTACGCGCTGGAGGTGATGGCGGCCAGCTCCCAGCTACCCGATGCTCAGGAGGGAATGCGGGCCTTTCTGGAAAAGCGGCCTCCACGCTTC is a window encoding:
- a CDS encoding enoyl-CoA hydratase-related protein, giving the protein MQYELVEVRYEGDYATITLNHPQRRNALSLKMMEELTAAFNEVGESTALGVILAANGPAFSAGHDFADMVGQDLVAMRRLLQVCTTLMNTIQAIPQPVLARVHAIATAAGCQLVATCDLAVASTEAKFATPGGKGGWFCTTPMVAVSRNIGRKRALEMLLTGEPIDAQTAYEWGLVNRVVPPECLVAEAQRLLEAATRGSFISKGLGKQAFYAQIDLPQPQAYAYALEVMAASSQLPDAQEGMRAFLEKRPPRFRRPGVRPE